In Sphingobacterium sp. PCS056, the following proteins share a genomic window:
- a CDS encoding RagB/SusD family nutrient uptake outer membrane protein, with the protein MKIKYNFILILLSLSFSGCEKFLDRPQLTSENDETAWRSEDNVRLYANKYYTDFFTGYGVGFDNGGALLAGYTFSDDILLLGNQTNFTRSIPNSQIWSYTTIRSVNVMLNRIENRMSKILSSEAFNHWKGIGKFFRAMRYSELVGTYGDVPYYDDIASDVDFDNLYKPRTPRNEVMDAVYEDLKFALANVRLNDGDQFVNRYVVAGFVSRLAMTEGSWQKYYYKNQDRAKKFYELALEAANFVISSGKYDIVSDYRSIFTSNDLKGNKDVILYRHYDAAVNVRHSIVSIHNLSESVTYGPTTSLIKSFVCSKDGQPWQNSVEKNAHNFSLDSLIAKRDSRFEASFHYKNTIKNKASFLYITKFLPRSVQATVAAGGAPGIDYSGSNNVTDAPVLRYAEVLLNWIETKAELASLGGVAVDQSDIDRTINKLRDRPLAAEAASRGVKKTARLQLTNLPVDPARDVQVSSLLWEIRRERRMELTFEESRLSDLKRWSKLEYMDTDLNKDLLSGGWVNFPQEVPAEIKAGISVVKLDGQVVVFNPADASSSAKMTGFYRYTLNNGRQPFLNLSNINPYLAPVGRVQIDEYAAKGYVLKQTEGWPQN; encoded by the coding sequence ATGAAACTGCCTGGAGATCGGAGGATAATGTCCGTCTATATGCCAATAAATACTATACAGATTTCTTTACTGGATATGGTGTAGGGTTTGATAATGGTGGAGCATTATTAGCTGGATATACTTTCAGTGATGATATTTTGTTACTAGGTAATCAAACCAATTTTACAAGATCGATACCAAACAGTCAAATTTGGAGCTATACGACTATTCGATCAGTAAATGTTATGTTAAATCGAATTGAAAATAGGATGTCTAAAATTTTAAGTTCGGAAGCTTTTAATCACTGGAAGGGTATTGGGAAATTTTTCAGGGCTATGCGTTACTCGGAGTTGGTGGGGACATACGGAGATGTTCCCTATTATGATGACATCGCAAGTGATGTAGATTTTGACAATCTTTATAAACCTCGTACACCTAGAAATGAGGTGATGGATGCTGTTTATGAGGATTTGAAATTTGCTTTGGCAAACGTCCGGTTGAATGATGGAGATCAATTTGTCAATCGTTATGTCGTTGCTGGGTTTGTTTCTAGATTGGCCATGACCGAAGGATCTTGGCAAAAGTATTACTATAAGAATCAGGATCGTGCCAAGAAGTTCTATGAACTAGCTCTGGAAGCTGCAAACTTTGTTATTTCGAGTGGAAAATATGATATCGTTTCTGATTATAGGTCAATTTTTACATCTAATGATTTGAAGGGCAATAAAGATGTGATTCTATATAGACATTATGATGCAGCTGTCAATGTAAGGCATTCTATAGTTTCGATACATAATTTATCAGAGTCAGTCACTTATGGACCAACAACATCTTTAATTAAATCATTTGTATGTAGTAAAGATGGTCAGCCATGGCAGAATTCGGTGGAGAAAAATGCTCATAATTTTTCGTTAGATAGTTTAATTGCTAAGCGTGATTCTAGGTTTGAAGCTTCTTTTCATTATAAAAATACCATAAAAAACAAAGCTTCTTTCTTATATATAACTAAGTTTTTGCCACGATCGGTACAAGCTACTGTAGCTGCGGGAGGTGCTCCAGGTATTGATTATTCGGGTTCTAATAATGTGACGGATGCTCCTGTTTTACGATATGCAGAGGTTTTGTTGAATTGGATCGAAACAAAAGCTGAGTTAGCTTCTTTGGGCGGAGTCGCAGTTGATCAATCAGATATTGATAGGACAATAAATAAATTGAGAGATCGACCACTAGCAGCAGAGGCAGCATCTAGAGGTGTAAAGAAAACTGCTCGATTGCAATTGACTAATTTACCTGTTGATCCTGCTCGAGATGTTCAAGTTTCAAGTTTGCTCTGGGAGATTCGAAGGGAACGTAGGATGGAATTGACATTTGAAGAATCTCGCTTGTCAGATTTAAAGAGATGGTCAAAATTAGAATACATGGACACGGATTTGAATAAAGATCTACTCTCTGGTGGTTGGGTAAATTTCCCTCAAGAAGTGCCAGCGGAAATTAAAGCTGGTATTTCTGTAGTTAAATTGGACGGACAAGTTGTTGTTTTTAATCCTGCTGATGCATCAAGTAGTGCCAAGATGACTGGGTTTTATCGTTATACCTTGAATAATGGTAGACAGCCTTTTCTAAACCTATCCAATATTAATCCTTATTTAGCTCCTGTTGGTAGAGTTCAAATTGATGAATATGCTGCAAAGGGGTATGTGTTAAAACAAACGGAAGGCTGGCCTCAAAATTAA
- a CDS encoding DUF4623 domain-containing protein: protein MKIIHNISKMGLWAACVCFATLTVLSSCKDDFPVNVESDKITVLKSIKIVNAGKQGNEIVEGVVNENNKTVSFPRIDPETDLSAIQFEATTSDGAILEKNTYALLFKDGESESTVVLKVTNSPRYREYLAKVRLKIPVYGADFTKPIIYDYTNNELGNPIYETFTGALTRGTGFDGEHVLIVTRHAAGSHLLKVTDLKKNVINRIPLNLTGVTLGTFVVNVGDIVNGHTYIANLSGASAASPIKIYHWTDPTAAPQIVANIDVSKIVGAGVRHGDNMSVNLDKNGNGFIFLGDNAGTKVLRLKVSNYTNIGDPFVIASTVNVGSWSSFNQIGETDDYLFTGHDAPIMAVNSGGSISYTLSRTSIPIRSSDSRVVEFNGERYLLTTTAARTGSEPTVLSLYNITKGNNIIDALTAFEQSDRKPVYEYSLLGPVNTSPATQTGWSVLKDGNGQDKSLLIYSAASDAGFVLIDVPKKELED from the coding sequence ATGAAAATTATACATAATATTTCAAAAATGGGTTTATGGGCAGCATGTGTCTGTTTCGCTACTCTAACGGTCTTGTCTTCATGTAAGGATGATTTTCCTGTAAATGTTGAATCTGATAAAATAACTGTTTTAAAATCTATAAAAATTGTAAATGCTGGAAAACAGGGTAATGAAATTGTAGAGGGAGTAGTAAATGAAAATAATAAAACAGTATCATTTCCTCGTATTGATCCAGAAACAGATCTGTCTGCCATTCAATTTGAAGCAACCACATCGGATGGAGCGATCTTAGAAAAAAATACTTATGCATTGCTATTTAAGGATGGGGAAAGTGAGAGCACAGTGGTTCTCAAGGTGACAAATAGCCCTAGATATCGAGAGTATTTGGCTAAGGTAAGATTGAAAATTCCTGTTTATGGTGCTGATTTTACGAAACCGATTATTTATGATTATACAAATAATGAACTGGGTAATCCAATTTATGAAACATTCACCGGGGCTCTCACTCGTGGGACGGGTTTTGATGGTGAACATGTGCTTATTGTCACTAGACATGCTGCAGGTTCTCATTTATTAAAGGTCACTGATCTGAAGAAGAATGTCATTAACAGGATCCCTTTAAATTTGACAGGAGTGACTTTAGGAACTTTCGTGGTTAATGTGGGAGATATTGTAAATGGTCATACGTATATCGCAAATCTGTCAGGTGCTAGTGCTGCAAGCCCTATAAAAATTTATCATTGGACTGATCCTACTGCTGCACCCCAAATTGTAGCAAATATTGATGTCAGTAAAATTGTAGGCGCAGGGGTTCGACATGGTGATAATATGTCTGTCAATTTAGATAAGAATGGTAACGGGTTTATTTTTTTAGGAGATAATGCTGGAACTAAAGTGTTGAGATTAAAAGTTTCTAATTATACGAATATTGGAGATCCATTTGTCATTGCTTCAACAGTGAATGTGGGATCATGGAGTTCTTTTAACCAGATTGGGGAGACAGATGATTATTTGTTTACTGGACACGATGCGCCCATCATGGCTGTTAATAGTGGTGGTTCTATTTCTTATACATTATCTCGTACATCAATTCCAATTAGAAGTTCTGATAGTAGAGTTGTTGAATTCAATGGTGAGCGATATTTATTAACGACCACAGCAGCGCGCACGGGGTCTGAACCCACTGTACTTTCTTTGTATAATATAACTAAGGGTAATAATATTATTGATGCTTTAACTGCTTTTGAGCAATCTGACAGAAAGCCAGTTTATGAATATTCTTTATTGGGTCCTGTTAATACGTCGCCTGCGACACAAACGGGATGGTCTGTACTTAAAGACGGGAATGGTCAGGATAAGTCTTTATTAATCTATTCTGCCGCAAGTGATGCTGGGTTTGTACTCATCGACGTGCCTAAGAAAGAACTTGAAGATTAG
- a CDS encoding glycoside hydrolase family 10 protein, whose amino-acid sequence MKKNSIYALMLLCFTALLFSCSKDSDNTIEPIEPPIEQGPIFPRKEMRAVWMTTAWGLDWPQSIYSESAQKSQYIAYLDKFKALNINTIYFQVKGMGDSFYASTYEPWSAAITGTRGKDPGYDVLKFLIDEAHARNMEFHAWMNPYRIGTRTGVSQSYAPLHQSINPEWVVSHEKIQIYNPALPEVRQRLSDLVKELISKYDVDGIHFDDYFYPDPSSAGTMISDENDFDLYGAGYKTIGDFRRGNVDQAIKSVYDVIVLTKPGVAFSVSPAPSNAYNMNTLYANVTKWCQEGWVDIVIPQLYQEIGNASNDFKTNLGFWHQFNYKAALVIGHGFYKFGDATNPIAFQSTAELQKQFDLTKTRKKVVGNAMYSAKYIMNNSIGITDKLAEIYKNPALRPFVGRAVAPLPAEPQNVRIEDGVLKWMVSGDVKSVVYYFENLKTEGKIVTITKENNQAIAEGGFYCIATFNSDNQESKFSNFVEKK is encoded by the coding sequence ATGAAAAAAAATTCTATATATGCATTGATGTTGTTGTGCTTTACAGCATTACTATTTAGTTGTTCCAAGGATTCGGACAATACTATTGAACCAATCGAACCACCTATTGAACAAGGACCTATTTTTCCAAGAAAAGAAATGAGAGCTGTTTGGATGACGACTGCCTGGGGTTTAGATTGGCCTCAGAGTATTTATTCAGAGTCTGCTCAAAAATCGCAATATATTGCTTATTTGGATAAGTTCAAAGCATTAAATATCAATACGATTTACTTTCAAGTAAAAGGAATGGGAGATTCTTTTTATGCCTCTACTTATGAGCCATGGAGCGCAGCTATTACTGGAACTAGAGGTAAAGATCCCGGCTATGACGTGTTGAAATTTTTGATTGATGAAGCTCATGCTAGAAATATGGAGTTTCATGCATGGATGAACCCTTATCGTATAGGTACTAGGACTGGAGTTTCTCAATCTTATGCTCCGCTTCATCAGTCTATTAATCCTGAGTGGGTAGTTAGTCATGAGAAAATTCAAATCTATAATCCAGCTTTGCCTGAAGTGAGACAGCGATTATCTGACCTCGTAAAGGAACTTATTTCGAAGTATGATGTTGATGGAATTCATTTTGATGATTATTTTTATCCAGATCCTTCTAGTGCTGGAACAATGATTTCTGATGAAAATGATTTTGATTTATATGGGGCTGGATATAAGACCATCGGTGATTTTAGGAGAGGAAATGTTGATCAAGCAATTAAATCGGTTTATGATGTAATTGTTCTGACCAAACCAGGAGTAGCTTTTTCGGTGTCGCCTGCGCCAAGTAATGCCTACAATATGAATACGCTTTATGCAAATGTCACCAAATGGTGTCAAGAGGGTTGGGTAGATATTGTTATACCGCAACTATATCAAGAAATAGGTAATGCTTCTAATGACTTTAAAACTAACTTAGGTTTTTGGCATCAGTTTAATTACAAAGCTGCTTTAGTAATTGGACACGGATTTTATAAGTTTGGCGATGCAACAAATCCAATAGCTTTCCAATCTACCGCCGAGCTGCAAAAGCAATTTGACTTGACGAAAACTAGAAAAAAAGTCGTTGGTAATGCTATGTATAGTGCAAAGTATATTATGAATAATAGTATAGGAATAACAGATAAATTGGCTGAAATATATAAAAATCCTGCTTTAAGACCGTTTGTCGGCAGAGCGGTTGCACCTTTGCCTGCAGAACCGCAAAATGTAAGAATTGAAGATGGAGTACTGAAGTGGATGGTGTCTGGTGATGTTAAATCTGTTGTTTATTATTTCGAAAATTTAAAAACAGAAGGAAAAATTGTAACGATTACAAAAGAAAATAATCAAGCGATTGCTGAAGGTGGTTTTTATTGTATTGCTACTTTTAATTCTGATAATCAGGAAAGTAAGTTTTCAAATTTTGTGGAGAAAAAATAA
- a CDS encoding PQQ-binding-like beta-propeller repeat protein, whose protein sequence is MMIKRTYSIICMLIFAFNILNAQSFKFAHVTDTHVGGATGEEDLRRTVKDLNTLKDIDFVILSGDITEFGADHELILAKQILDSLSLPWYVIPGNHDGNWSENGANTFRRVFGGETFFFKHKGFMFLGTNSGPNMRMSPGQIPRENLVWMDSIFNANPDSKMPLIYINHYPQDSSLNNWFEALDRVKSRNVQLAFCGHGHVNKLYDWEGIPGIMGRSNLRAKNEYGGYNIVTIDQGKATYQERTSDGRYLDPWAVVTLENHHFELDKKKYPRPSYTVNDKYASRVSVAWEFQDASDIGAGMSLYKDCIITANTSGDIFALDRKTGKKKWSFKTGGKVYSTPAAWKGVVVVGSSDHYIYGIDAENGMLRWKVKTEKAVLGSPLIYKGIAYMGGSDGVFRALDVLTGKQKWNFNGVKGYVSTLPTYYQDLLIFGSWGNGFYALNAKSGALEWEWNNGHANRMFSAAACYPVGVNNTIFVVAPDRYMTALNAEDGQVIWREKKDTIRVRESMGLSADHKYVYVKTMDGDLLGVSTKGNQMDVAWKSNLKLPYELAPSAINTNDKIVFVPSHSGLLSAVDAKSGHVLWQYKISNGMVNPTLVLDNNELVCSTMDGKIVKLKF, encoded by the coding sequence ATGATGATAAAAAGAACCTATAGTATTATTTGCATGTTGATTTTTGCATTTAATATATTGAATGCACAATCTTTCAAATTTGCTCATGTCACCGATACACATGTTGGGGGAGCGACAGGTGAAGAAGATTTGCGTCGTACAGTAAAAGATCTGAATACTTTAAAAGATATTGATTTTGTTATCCTTTCAGGTGATATAACCGAATTTGGTGCCGATCATGAATTGATACTGGCTAAACAAATATTGGATAGCTTGTCTTTGCCTTGGTATGTAATTCCTGGTAATCATGATGGCAACTGGTCTGAAAATGGGGCCAATACTTTTCGACGTGTTTTTGGAGGTGAAACTTTCTTTTTTAAACATAAAGGTTTCATGTTTTTAGGGACTAATTCAGGGCCAAATATGCGGATGAGTCCAGGACAAATTCCGCGTGAAAATCTTGTTTGGATGGATTCAATTTTTAATGCTAATCCCGACAGTAAGATGCCTTTGATATACATTAATCATTATCCACAGGATTCTTCTTTAAATAATTGGTTTGAAGCTTTGGATCGAGTAAAGTCAAGGAATGTGCAATTGGCTTTTTGCGGACATGGTCATGTAAACAAATTATACGATTGGGAAGGTATACCCGGGATAATGGGGAGATCAAATCTCCGTGCAAAGAATGAATATGGTGGTTATAATATTGTAACGATCGACCAGGGTAAGGCTACTTATCAAGAACGTACATCTGATGGACGCTATTTGGATCCTTGGGCAGTGGTCACATTAGAAAATCATCATTTTGAATTGGATAAAAAGAAATATCCGCGACCTAGTTACACCGTTAATGATAAATATGCGTCTCGAGTCTCTGTAGCTTGGGAGTTTCAAGATGCAAGTGATATTGGTGCTGGAATGTCCTTATATAAAGATTGCATTATTACGGCCAATACCTCAGGTGATATTTTTGCGTTGGATCGCAAAACAGGCAAAAAGAAGTGGTCATTCAAAACGGGAGGTAAAGTATATTCAACACCTGCGGCATGGAAAGGTGTTGTAGTAGTAGGCTCTTCTGATCATTATATTTATGGTATAGATGCAGAGAATGGTATGTTGAGATGGAAAGTGAAAACAGAAAAAGCTGTTCTCGGCTCACCTTTGATTTATAAGGGTATAGCATATATGGGTGGATCTGATGGAGTTTTTAGAGCATTGGATGTATTGACGGGAAAACAAAAATGGAATTTTAATGGGGTGAAAGGATATGTTTCTACTCTTCCGACATACTATCAAGATCTCCTAATTTTCGGTTCATGGGGAAATGGCTTTTATGCTTTAAATGCAAAGTCGGGTGCTTTGGAATGGGAGTGGAATAATGGACATGCTAATCGCATGTTTTCTGCAGCAGCTTGTTACCCTGTTGGAGTGAATAATACCATTTTTGTAGTGGCACCAGATCGTTATATGACGGCATTAAATGCAGAAGATGGACAAGTTATTTGGAGAGAGAAAAAAGATACAATTCGTGTTAGGGAATCCATGGGACTTTCTGCTGACCATAAATATGTTTATGTCAAAACAATGGATGGCGATTTACTTGGAGTTTCCACAAAAGGTAATCAAATGGATGTCGCCTGGAAATCTAATTTGAAACTTCCTTATGAATTAGCTCCTTCTGCTATAAATACTAATGATAAAATTGTTTTTGTACCGAGTCATTCTGGATTATTGTCTGCAGTAGATGCTAAGTCAGGTCATGTGCTTTGGCAATATAAAATTTCAAACGGTATGGTTAATCCAACATTAGTTTTGGATAATAATGAGCTTGTTTGCAGCACAATGGATGGTAAGATTGTTAAACTAAAATTTTAA
- a CDS encoding glycoside hydrolase family 9 protein encodes MKLNTQNLLHLLRIFMLVFACFVFNFAKAQKQAWIRVNQLGYTPTGIKVAVFGGKVKGNYTEFELIEVKTTKRVFSNTIGKDYGSYGPFVQSYRFDFSAFRDTGSYYLKVGEVKSPVFKIGKDVYKGAADFALRYMRQQRTLFNPYLQDSCHTHDGFVLHANKVGIADSTRIDAGGGWHDASDYLQYSTTSANATYHLLAAYRDFPKVFGDQKQANGLDGKNGRADVLDEAKWGLDWLIKMHPAPNLMFNQIADDRDHTNMRMPGEDPFYGRGFERPVYFIDGEPQQRGKFMNNTTGTSSTAAKFSSAFHLGSSLFQNDDRRYAKILAKKAKTAYSFALIKPGVTQTVSVKSPYIYAEDNWVDDMELAGAMFYGATNKKKFLKESMEYARQEKITPWMTSDTAAHYQWYPFINLGHYELGKQLKGNDREEIVSYYKSGIDAVLARAQTNAFYRGVPFIWCSNNLTVSFAIQCLWYKELTQDIRYDELAQSNIDWLFGTNPWGTSMVYGLPSWGDTPVNPHSAFTHLKNFPIDGGLVDGPIMTSTYRNLIGIKLLNEDPYAAFQSDLVVYHDDYGDYSTNEPTMDGTASLIYLLASQEQKALEEPPVKK; translated from the coding sequence ATGAAATTAAATACACAAAACTTATTACATTTACTGCGTATTTTTATGCTTGTTTTTGCATGTTTTGTTTTTAACTTTGCGAAAGCGCAAAAACAAGCATGGATTAGAGTGAACCAATTAGGTTATACACCTACAGGTATAAAGGTTGCGGTATTTGGAGGAAAGGTAAAAGGAAATTATACTGAATTTGAATTGATAGAGGTGAAAACAACAAAACGCGTGTTCTCTAATACTATTGGTAAAGATTATGGTTCATATGGACCTTTTGTTCAGAGCTATAGATTTGATTTTTCAGCATTCCGTGATACAGGTTCTTATTATTTAAAGGTTGGAGAGGTGAAATCACCTGTCTTTAAGATTGGAAAAGATGTTTATAAAGGGGCTGCAGATTTTGCGCTCCGTTATATGCGTCAACAAAGAACACTGTTTAATCCATATCTACAAGATAGTTGTCATACACACGATGGTTTTGTATTACATGCAAATAAGGTTGGTATTGCTGATAGTACGCGTATTGATGCTGGTGGAGGTTGGCACGATGCTTCTGACTATTTGCAATATTCTACGACCTCAGCAAATGCAACTTATCACCTTTTGGCTGCTTATCGGGATTTCCCAAAAGTATTTGGTGACCAAAAGCAGGCAAATGGATTGGATGGAAAAAATGGTCGTGCTGATGTGCTTGATGAGGCTAAATGGGGATTGGATTGGTTGATCAAGATGCATCCTGCTCCGAATTTAATGTTTAACCAAATTGCAGATGATCGCGATCATACCAATATGAGAATGCCTGGTGAAGATCCTTTTTATGGAAGAGGATTTGAAAGACCAGTGTATTTTATTGATGGCGAACCACAGCAACGTGGTAAATTTATGAATAATACGACGGGAACAAGTTCTACAGCAGCTAAATTCTCAAGTGCTTTTCATCTGGGTAGTTCTTTGTTTCAAAATGATGATCGTAGATATGCAAAAATCTTGGCCAAAAAAGCAAAAACTGCCTATAGCTTTGCATTGATAAAGCCAGGAGTAACGCAAACGGTATCGGTAAAATCGCCCTATATCTATGCTGAGGATAATTGGGTAGATGATATGGAGTTGGCAGGTGCAATGTTTTATGGGGCGACTAACAAAAAGAAGTTTTTAAAGGAGTCTATGGAATATGCTCGACAGGAAAAGATTACGCCTTGGATGACAAGCGATACTGCGGCACATTATCAGTGGTATCCATTCATTAATCTTGGTCATTATGAATTAGGAAAACAATTAAAAGGCAATGATCGCGAGGAGATTGTCTCATACTATAAGTCTGGAATAGATGCTGTCTTAGCTAGAGCTCAAACTAATGCCTTCTATCGAGGAGTACCTTTTATTTGGTGCAGTAACAATTTGACTGTATCCTTTGCTATTCAGTGTTTATGGTACAAAGAATTGACACAAGATATAAGATATGATGAATTGGCGCAGTCAAATATAGATTGGCTGTTTGGGACTAATCCTTGGGGGACTAGCATGGTTTATGGCTTACCTTCTTGGGGCGATACACCGGTTAATCCACATTCTGCTTTTACCCATTTAAAGAATTTTCCAATTGATGGTGGATTGGTCGATGGTCCTATTATGACTTCGACATATCGTAATCTGATTGGTATCAAGTTGTTGAATGAGGATCCGTATGCAGCTTTTCAAAGTGATTTAGTTGTTTATCATGATGATTACGGGGACTATAGTACGAATGAACCTACAATGGATGGTACCGCTTCTTTGATATATCTGTTGGCTTCTCAAGAGCAAAAGGCATTGGAGGAGCCTCCGGTAAAAAAGTAG
- a CDS encoding polysaccharide deacetylase family protein produces the protein MLDSYGAIIRGDSLQKRLALVFTGHDLAEGGLKVLKILKQKSIKGSFFLTGDFLRTPKFHSVIDEIKKNKHYLSAHSDKHLLFSDWSNRNGLLVTKDSFMHDLEMNFRELDKLGFRSDNKYFIPSYEWYNKEIVTWSKEMGYIPINYTPGLRTAADYSYPEMGKRYLSSDDIEMGIWKESKQPNGLNGFIVLVHMGTDVRRKDKFYDRLGKIVDQLKKEGYQFVDIRELVQ, from the coding sequence GTGTTGGATTCTTATGGAGCGATCATAAGAGGTGATAGTCTGCAAAAAAGGCTTGCACTTGTTTTTACGGGACACGATTTGGCTGAGGGAGGATTGAAAGTACTGAAGATATTAAAGCAAAAGTCTATAAAAGGATCATTTTTTTTAACAGGAGATTTTTTGAGGACACCAAAATTTCATTCTGTTATAGATGAGATTAAAAAGAATAAACATTATCTTTCTGCACATTCTGATAAACATCTGTTGTTTAGTGATTGGAGTAATAGAAATGGATTATTAGTAACAAAAGATTCATTCATGCACGATTTGGAGATGAATTTTAGAGAACTTGATAAATTGGGTTTTCGAAGTGATAATAAATATTTTATTCCATCGTATGAATGGTATAATAAAGAGATTGTGACTTGGAGTAAGGAGATGGGGTATATTCCCATTAATTATACACCAGGATTGCGAACAGCGGCAGATTATAGTTATCCAGAAATGGGAAAACGATATTTATCTTCTGATGATATCGAAATGGGAATATGGAAAGAGAGTAAACAGCCTAATGGTTTAAATGGATTTATCGTGCTTGTACATATGGGTACAGATGTACGTCGGAAAGATAAATTTTATGATCGCTTGGGAAAAATAGTAGATCAGTTAAAGAAAGAAGGATATCAATTTGTAGATATTCGTGAGTTAGTACAATAG
- the murQ gene encoding N-acetylmuramic acid 6-phosphate etherase, which produces MINTTEKESHYQDLEKMTVLELLTNINNEDKTVPMAVEKAIPQIEALVNECVTKMKNGGRVFYIGAGTSGRLGILDASECPPTYGVPFDWIIGMIAGGDTAIRKAVEFAEDDTEQAWKDLAEYSINETDVVIGIAASGTTPYVIGGLKAANAAGLATGCIVCNGGSPIAKEAQLPVEVVVGPEFVTGSTRMKAGTAQKLVLNMLSTSIMIRLGRVQGNKMVDMQLSNHKLVARGVRIIMDETDATEAEATELLEKFGHVRQAIEAYQETH; this is translated from the coding sequence ATGATAAATACAACCGAAAAAGAATCGCACTACCAGGATTTAGAAAAAATGACTGTTTTGGAGTTGTTAACGAATATTAATAACGAAGATAAGACCGTCCCAATGGCTGTTGAGAAAGCTATTCCTCAGATTGAGGCTTTAGTGAATGAGTGTGTTACTAAGATGAAAAACGGGGGTCGCGTTTTTTATATTGGGGCTGGTACAAGTGGACGATTAGGTATTTTAGATGCTTCTGAATGTCCACCGACATATGGGGTTCCTTTTGATTGGATTATCGGAATGATTGCAGGAGGAGATACGGCTATTCGTAAAGCTGTAGAGTTTGCCGAGGACGATACGGAGCAAGCGTGGAAAGATTTAGCTGAATATAGTATTAATGAGACAGATGTGGTGATTGGTATTGCTGCTTCGGGAACGACTCCATATGTAATAGGTGGTTTAAAGGCTGCTAATGCAGCGGGATTAGCAACAGGTTGTATCGTATGTAATGGTGGCTCTCCTATCGCAAAAGAAGCACAATTACCAGTAGAGGTTGTAGTAGGACCTGAATTTGTGACAGGCTCCACTCGTATGAAAGCTGGTACTGCTCAAAAATTAGTATTGAACATGTTGAGTACCTCAATTATGATTCGATTGGGTCGTGTACAAGGAAATAAAATGGTGGATATGCAACTGTCAAATCATAAACTTGTCGCGCGCGGAGTACGTATTATTATGGATGAAACGGATGCTACTGAAGCAGAAGCGACCGAATTGTTGGAAAAATTTGGTCATGTACGTCAAGCGATAGAAGCGTACCAAGAAACACATTAA